The genomic region TCCACAAAATTCAGCTGCCTGGCGACTATATCGCTTTTCAGATGACGGGTGAGTTGCAAACCACCGTGTCGGGCCTATCGGAGGGTGTGTTCTGGAACTTCCGCGAACAAGCGGTAGCGCAAGAACTGCTGGACTATTACGGCCTCGACCACGACTTGCTGCCTACCCTGGTAGACACCTTTGCTGAGCAGGGCCGCCTGATGCCCGAAGCCGCCCAGGCGCTGGGTCTAGCGGCCGGTACGCCCGTGAGCTACCGCGCCGGCGACCAGCCCAATAATGCCTTCTCCCTGAACGTGTTGGAACCCGGCGAAATTGCCGCCACGGCCGGCACCTCGGGTGTGGTCTACGGCATCAGCGACCAGCCGGTGGTAGACCCCCGCTCCCGCGTGAATGCCTTCGTGCACGTGAACAGCCAGCCCGATCAGCCCCGCAACGGTATGCTGATGTGCATGAACGGCACCGGTATTCTCAACAGCTGGCTACGCAAAATTGTGGGCGAGCTGCCGTATGATGAGATGAACCGTCTGGCTGCCCAGGCACCGGTAGGGGCCGAGGAATTACTGTTCCTACCCTTCGGCAACGGCGCTGAGCGCATCCTCGAAAACGAACCCACTACTGCCGAGTTGCTGGGCCTCAGCCTCACGCGCCACGACCGTACCCACGTGCTGCGCGCCGCCCAAGAGGGCATCGTGTATGCGCTCAACTATGGCATTGACATTATGCGGGCGGCAGGTGTGCAGGTGCACACCGTGCGTGCCGGCAACGCCAATATGTTTTTGAGCCCAGTGTTCCGCGAAGCCTTTGTGAACACGGCCAACGTGACGCTGGAACTCTATAACACCGACGCCGCTCAGGGCGCGGCCCGCGGCGCGGGGGTAGGAGTGGGGCTCTACGCCTCGCCCGCCGACGCCTTCGGGGGCCTGGAGCGTATTCTCACGCTGGCGCCTACCCCCGAGTTGCAAACCCAATATCAGGAAGCCTATGCCCGGTGGCACCAGGCGCTTACCCAACAAATTCTTTCAACTTCAACCATTTCCCACCATGTCGAGCAGCACGCTAACTAAGACGGAGTATTTCAAGGGCATTGACGTTATCAAGTACGAAGGGCGCGAGTCGGACAACCCGCTGGCGTTCAAATGGTACGATGAAAACCGCGTGGTAGCCGGCAAAACCATGAAGGACCACCTGCGTTTTGCCGTATCCTACTGGCACACCTTCACTGGCACCGGCGGCGACCCATTCGGCCCCGGCACCAAGGAGTTTAGCTGGGATGCCAAAGGCGAAATCCTGGGTCGCGCCTACGATAAGATGGACGCCGCTTTCGAGTTCTTCACCAAGCTGGGCACACCTTACTACTGCTTCCACGACGTGGACCTGGTAGACGAAGCGTCTACCCTGAAGGAGTACGAAAGCAACATGCAAGCCATTGTGGGCTATGCCAAGCAGAAGCAGCAGGAAACCGGCGTGAAGCTGCTGTGGGGCACAGCCAACGTGTTTTCGAACCCGCGCTACATGAACGGCGCCAGCACCAACCCCGATTTCTCGGTACTGACCTACGCCGCTACCCAGGTGAAAAACTCCCTGGATGCGACCATTGCCTTGGGCGGTGAGAACTACGTGTTCTGGGGTGGCCGCGAGGGCTACATGACCCTGCTCAACACCAACATGAAGCGCGAGCTGGCGCACATGGGCCGCTTCCTAGCTACGGCCCGCGACTACGCCCGCCAGCAGGGTTTCACCGGCAAGTTCTTCATCGAGCCTAAGCCCGCCGAGCCCACCAAGCACCAGTACGACTTCGACGCTGCCACCGTAATCGGCTTCCTGAAGGAGTACGGCCTCGAAAACGACTTCATGCTGAACCTGGAAGTGAACCACGCCACGCTGGCCGGCCACACCTTCCAGCACGAGCTGCAAGTGGCCGCCGATGCCAATATGTTGGGCTCGATGGACGCCAACCGCGGCGACTACCAGAACGGCTGGGACACCGACCAGTTCCCCAACAACCTGAACGAGCTGGCGGAATCGATGCTGGTGATTCTGGAGGCCGGCGGCTTCAAGCACGGCGGTATCAACTTCGACGCCAAAACCCGCCGCAACTCCACCGACCTGGAGGACATCTTCATTGCCCACATTTCGGGGATGGACGCCTTTGCCCGTTCGCTGGTCATTGCCAACGACATCCTGGAGAAGTCGGCCTACAAAAAATTCCGCACCGAGCGTTACGCTTCGTTCGATTCGGGTGCGGGCGCGGCCTTCGAGCGCGGCGAGCTGACCCTGGAGGATCTGCGCCGCCTGGCCTTCGAGCACGGCGAGCCTAC from Hymenobacter aerilatus harbors:
- a CDS encoding xylulokinase, translating into MNYLLGYDIGSSSVKVALLDANTGKCLASATSPRQEMEILAVQAGWAEQRPERWWQEAINATQELKTSYGFDATQVAGIGITYQMHGLVLIDKAGKVLRPAIIWCDSRAVDYGNAAFEALGEEYCLQNFLNSPGNFTASKLKWVHDNEPDVYAQIHKIQLPGDYIAFQMTGELQTTVSGLSEGVFWNFREQAVAQELLDYYGLDHDLLPTLVDTFAEQGRLMPEAAQALGLAAGTPVSYRAGDQPNNAFSLNVLEPGEIAATAGTSGVVYGISDQPVVDPRSRVNAFVHVNSQPDQPRNGMLMCMNGTGILNSWLRKIVGELPYDEMNRLAAQAPVGAEELLFLPFGNGAERILENEPTTAELLGLSLTRHDRTHVLRAAQEGIVYALNYGIDIMRAAGVQVHTVRAGNANMFLSPVFREAFVNTANVTLELYNTDAAQGAARGAGVGVGLYASPADAFGGLERILTLAPTPELQTQYQEAYARWHQALTQQILSTSTISHHVEQHAN
- the xylA gene encoding xylose isomerase; amino-acid sequence: MSSSTLTKTEYFKGIDVIKYEGRESDNPLAFKWYDENRVVAGKTMKDHLRFAVSYWHTFTGTGGDPFGPGTKEFSWDAKGEILGRAYDKMDAAFEFFTKLGTPYYCFHDVDLVDEASTLKEYESNMQAIVGYAKQKQQETGVKLLWGTANVFSNPRYMNGASTNPDFSVLTYAATQVKNSLDATIALGGENYVFWGGREGYMTLLNTNMKRELAHMGRFLATARDYARQQGFTGKFFIEPKPAEPTKHQYDFDAATVIGFLKEYGLENDFMLNLEVNHATLAGHTFQHELQVAADANMLGSMDANRGDYQNGWDTDQFPNNLNELAESMLVILEAGGFKHGGINFDAKTRRNSTDLEDIFIAHISGMDAFARSLVIANDILEKSAYKKFRTERYASFDSGAGAAFERGELTLEDLRRLAFEHGEPTPRSGKQEWLESLINQYI